The proteins below are encoded in one region of Mus caroli chromosome 10, CAROLI_EIJ_v1.1, whole genome shotgun sequence:
- the LOC110303554 gene encoding D-dopachrome decarboxylase has product MPFVELETNLPASRIPAGLENRLCAATATILDKPEDRVSVTIRPGMTLLMNKSTEPCAHLLVSSIGVVGTAEQNRTHSASFFKLLTEELSLDQDRIVIRFFPLEAWQIGKKGTVMTFL; this is encoded by the exons ATGCCATTCGTTGAGTTGGAAACAAACTTGCCGGCTAGCCGCATACCCGCGGGGCTGGAGAACCGGCTGTGTGCGGCCACAGCCACCATCCTGGACAAACCCGAAGAC CGCGTGAGCGTTACGATACGACCTGGCATGACCCTGTTGATGAACAAATCCACAGAGCCCTGTGCTCACCTTCTGGTCTCTTCCATCGGTGTTGTGGGCACCGCGGAGCAGAACCGCACTCACAGCGCCAGCTTCTTCAAGCTCCTCACCGAGGAGCTGTCCCTGGACCAGGACCG GATCGTTATCCGCTTCTTCCCCTTGGAGGCCTGGCAGATCGGAAAGAAAGGAACTGTCATGACGTTTCTGTGA